The DNA region GACGGGTGACGGGAACAAACGCCCGGCTGAGAGCAACTCCACATCACATCGTCATCACGAAGGCACCGGAACGACCAAGGTCGCTACTCACTCCCTGTAACGTCGATTGGGTGCGTACCGACATCTTTGCCCGGCTGGACCGGGAGCCGGAACCGCCGAAGATAGAGGTCCCGCGGATGACCCGCACGCGTCTCGCCCTCTTCGGCGGGACGCTGGCGTTCTATCTGGCCATCGTCGTCGCCGTACTGCTGTCGACCTGGCTGGTCACCCTCGACTGGAAGATCATGCTCTTCCGCCCCTACCAGCAGTGGCAGGGGCTGCACGCCTTCCTCGACTACTACGTCGTCCTCGGCCAGCGCGGCCCCACGGCCGTCATGGTGGCGGCGTGGCTGGGCTGGCGCTCCTGGCGTCAGCACACGCTGCGACCGCTGCTCTGCCTCGGCGCCGCGCTGCTGCTCCTCAATGTGACCGTCGGCGCGGTCAAACTCGGACTCGGCCGGCTCGGCCCCCACTACGCGACGCAGGTCGGCTCCGCCGAGCTCTTCGCGGGCGGCGACATATTCCCGTCCGGGCACACCGCCAACGCGGTCGTGACCTGGGGCATCCTGGCCTATCTGGCGACCACGCCGAGGGCCCGCCGCTATCTCTCCGCGCTGTCGGCGGTGGTCGCGCTCGGCGTCGGCCTCACCACCGTGTACCTGGGGACGCACTGGCTGAGCGATGTGCTGCTCGGCTGGGCCGCCGGCCTGCTCATCCTGCTCGCGCTGCCCTGGTGCGAGCCGGTCCTGGCGGTGGCGGAGGCCTGGATCCTGGCCCTGCGCGACCGGCTGCGCGAGCAGCTGCGGTCCCGCCGGCGCCTGGTGCCCTCGCTGCCGGTGGCGAGCGGAGGTCCGCTGCCGGGCCTGTTCCCGCAGCGCCCGGCCGGGGCGGAGGAGCCGGTCCGCGAGGCAGTCGGGGCCGGCTCGGGCCGCGCCGCGGCCACCCGGGGCGGCGCGCCCCGGGCGGGCCAGCCGCTCGCGGCGCCGCGGGCCCATCCGGCCCACCTCCCGGCCCATCACGCGGTGCGTGCCGAGCGGGGCCCGGTCGGTCCGGCCGGCAGCCGCCGCCCGCCGCACTCGCGGCCCGCGACCGGCGGCTGAGCCGCAGCGACGCGCGTGCGGGTACAGGGGTACACGGGTACGACGAAGGGCCCCGGCCGATCTCCTCGGCCGGGGCCCTTCGCGTACCCCCTCGCCCGCCTGGTGTCCCGCGTCCTCAGCCGTGCCAGACGCGGGTGACGACCCCGCCCTCGACCTCGAAGTTGATGCGCCCCTCCAGGTACTCCATGGTGATGATCGAGCCCGGCGGAAGCGCGCGGACGACGCGGTGACCGCGGATCCTGGCCAGCCGTTCGGCCTCCTCCTCGGTGAGCCCCAGATACGTTTCGTCGGCGTGGTCGGGTGTGTGTTCGGGTGTCATACAGCTCACGTTAGTACCCCGCCGGTCACGCTTGTGTCACAGCTTCTCGACATAAGTTTGGTGAGACCGCGCTGATCCGCGACGGCGGTTTCCAGCCGTTTCCCGGGTAATTCCCGACCGGATCCGGAGCTCTCCCCCGACCGCCGCGCAGGCGTCCGGAAAGCGCTTCCCGAATTCCGTACACCTGTCCCCCATCCGGTAATTCGACCGAGGTCCGGACCGCGCCCCGGCCGGACCGGGCCGCCCGCGCGGCATTCACGTTTTCCCTACATGCCGTCCACACCGTCCGCCGACCGGACGACCCGCCGGTCCGCCTCCCCCGCTGCCCGCCCGGCCGGGGCCATCATCCGGGGATGGGTACCGAGATCGAGACCGCGGCCGTCGAGGAACCACCGCGGCACCGGCATGGCCGGGTGCTGATCGACTGGGTCACCACCACCGACCACAAGAAGATCGGCCACCTCTATCTGGTGACCTCGTTCCTCTTCTTCCTGTTCGCCGGGGTCCTGGCGATGCTGATGCGGGCCGAGCTGGCCCGGCCGGGGCTCCAGCTGGTGAGCAATCTGGAGTACAACCAGGCCTTCACCCTGCACGGCACGATCATGCTGCTGCTCTTCGCGACGCCCACCTTCGCCGGGTTCGCGAACGAGCTGGTGCCGCTGCAGATCGGCTCCCCCGACGTGGCCTTCCCGCGGCTCAACATGTTCTCGTACTGGCTGTTCCTCTTCGGCGGCCTGATGGTGGCCGGCTCCTTCCTCACCCCGGACGGGCCCCCCGCCTTCGGCTGGACCGCCTACGCCCCGCTGAACAGCCTGCTGCGGGCCCCCGGCGTCGGCGTCGACCTGTGGATCGTCGGACTCGCCCTCTCCGGCTTCGGCACCATCCTCACCTCGGTGAACTTCCTGGCGACGATCATCGGGATGCGGGCCCCGGGCATGACGATGTTCCGGATGCCGATCTTCACCTGGAACGTGCTCTTCACCACGATCCTGGTCCTGATGGCCTTCCCGGTGCTCGCGGCGGCCCTGCTCGTCCTGGAGTCCGACCGGCGGCTGGGCTCGCTGGTCTTCCAGCCGCAGAACGGCGGGGCGCTGCTGTGGCAGCACCTGTTCTGGTTCTTCGGGCACCCCGAGGTCTACATCATCGCGCTGCCGTTCTTCGGCATCATCAGCGAGATCATCCCGGTCTTCGCCCGCAAGCCGATCTTCGGCTACGTGACCCTGGTCGCCGCCACCATGGCGATCACCGGCCTGTCGGTGGTGGTGTGGGCGCACCACATGTTCGTGACCGGGGCGGTGCTGCTGCCCTTCTTCTCGATGCTGTCCTTCCTCATCGCCGTGCCGACCGGGGTGAAGTTCTTCAACTGGACGGGCACGATGCTGAACGGCTCGCTGTCCTTCGAGACGCCGATGCTGTGGTCGGTCGGCTTCCTGGTGTCCTTCCTGTTCGGCGGGCTGACCGGGGTGATCCTGGCCTCGCCGCCGATGGACTTCCAGGTCACCGACTCGTACTTCGTGGTGGCCCACTTCCACTACACGGTCTTCGGCACGGTCGCCTTCGCGACCTTCGCCGGCTTCTACTTCTGGTGGCCCAAGTTCACCGGGCGGATGCTCGACGAACGGCTCGGCAAGATCCACTTCTGGACGCTGTTCGTCGGCTTCCACACCACCTTCCTCGTGCAGCACTGGCTGGGCGCGGAGGGCATGCCGCGGCGGTACGCCGACTATCTGTCCGCCGACGGCTTCACCGCGCTCAACACGGTGTCGACGATCGGCGCCTTCCTGCTCGGCATCTCCACGCTGCCCTTCCTGTACAACGTGTGGCACACCTGGCGGTACGGCGAGAAGGTCGAGACGGACGACCCGTGGGGCTACGGCCGCTCCCTGGAGTGGGCGACCTCCTGCCCGCCGCCGCGGCACAACTTCGACTCGGTGCCGCGGATCCGTTCCGAGTCGCCCGCCTTCGATCTGCACCACCCCGAGTTCGCGGCCCACGAGCAGATGCGGCTCGCGGGCCGGTCGCCGGCCGGTCGGGGGCCGGCCGGTCCAGGCCCCGGGACAGACGGTCCCTGAGGTCCCTGAGCGTCCGCACCCGCTCGGGCGTCGCGTCAGCGGAAGCGGCGGACGATCCGTCCGGCCCGCGCCTTCGCCGCGTACACGGTGTCGATCGCCGTGCCGACCCCGCGGTGGACGGCGGACCGCAGTGGGCCGTGGGTGCGGGGGCGGGTGGTGGCGGAGGAGGTGGCGAGGGTGGACCAGATCGTCTCGTGGGTGACGGCGGTACGGGCCGGGTCGAAGCGCTCGGAGGCGGCGAGGGCCGCCTTCGCGGCGCGGGCGCGGGCGTCGTCGTCGTTGATCAGGGCGAGCAGCGCGGCGGCCACCGCCGCCGTGTCGTCGACCGGGACGAGCCGGCCGTCGACGCCGTCCTCGATGATCTCGCCGGGACCGTGCGGGCAGTCGGTGGAGACCACCGGCAGTCCGCAGCGCATCGCCTCGACGATGGTCATCCCGAAGGACTCGCGGCGCGAGGTGACGGCGGCGAGCGAGCCCTTGGCCCACTCCGGCTCCATGGGGTGGGCGGTGCCCATGAGGAAGACGTGCTCGCCGAGCCCGAGCCGGTCGATCTGCCGGGCCAGGGTCTTCTTCAGGTTGTCGGCGGCGTCGCCGGTGCCGTAGATCCGCAGCTTCCAGTCGGGCCGGGCGGCGGCCACGTCCGCGAAGGCGTCGATCAGCAGGTCGTACCGCTTGACCGGGGTGAGCCGGCCGGCCGCGACGACGACCTTCGCGGCGGGGTCGGCGGGCGGCACGGTCGGCGCGGGCACGCTGTTGGGCACCGCGTCGATCCGTACGCCCGGCAGCGCGAGCGCCCGGTAGGCGCGGGCGTCGGCCTCGGTGACGGTGGTGACGGCGTCCAGGAGCGCGTACTCGTGGCGGATGTCGCGCCGCAGCCGGTAGGCGTGCCCGTCCAGGGTCAGGTGCTCCTGGCCGACGAGGACCGGGCCGCGCGGGGCCTGCCGGGCGAGCTGGACGTTGAGCCCCGGGCGGGTGGCGATCACCACGTCCGCCTTCACGGAGGCGAGATGCGCGCCGATCCGCGCGTCGGTGAGCGCGCTGTACTGCTTCCAGCGCCCGTCGCCGCGCGGGAACACCCGGGCGGGGCGGTGGAAGTCGGGGTGCTCCCCGTCGTAACCCGGGCTCTTCTTGCGCAGGTCGACGAGGTGACGCAGCGTCACTCCGGCGGGGACTCCGAGGATCGGTTCGTCGCGGTGGCGGAACACCGAGACGATCTCCACCTCGTGGCGGTCCGCCAGTTCCGCGGCGAGCGTGAAGGTCGCCCGGATGGTGCCGCCGATGTGGTAGCCGTTGTGGAGCAGGAAAGAGATGCGCATCGTGCCGCCGGTTCCCCCCGGTCAGGTGGTGCGTGGTCGGGGGTGACTGTACTGCCCCGACCGACCGTTGTTCACGGCCGGTTGTACGTGCGGGTTGTCACGGTCGGTATCCGAGCTGGGGGACGGTGGCACAGTTCGTGTTCATGTCGCCCTGTTCGACCCAGCCGCGGCCGTCGCGCCAACGGGCCACGGACAGACAGGTGTCGCGGAACTTCGGCGGCTCGGCGAGGTGCTCGAAGCGGACGGGCAGGAGCAGCCCGCGGGCGGTGTACGGCTCCGCCCGGTTGAGGTAGCGCTCGACGCAGGCCCGGGTCGGCCCGCCCGCCTCGCCGAGGCAGGACTTCGCCGCGTCGCTGAACCACATGGCCGCCGCCCAGCCCTCCAACTGCCACTGGGAGAGCGTTCGTTGCCCCTGTCGCCGCATGGCGTCGCGGAACTCCCGTACCGCCGGGGAGTTCTGGTCGTCGTAGTTGCGGCTGGAGCCGGTCGCGTAGAGCACGGATCGGCAGCCCGGCGAGCCCGCGTAGTCGTGCGGCACGGTGGAGGCCCAGTTCTGCACGTTCGTCACCTTGGCGGCGGCCCGCACCCCCGAGGCCTGCATCGCCTCGCACAGCCGGGCGTTGCCGTGGGTGTCCATCGCGTCGAAGACGACGTCGACCTTCTGCGCCCGCAGATCGGCGGCCACCGCACGGAAGTTGGGCAGCACGAAGTCGACCTGCTCGTCGACCACCCGGTAGCCCTCGGCGCGCAGCCCGTCGGCGATCAGCCGGGCGTACGCGGCGGAGGCGGCCTGGTTGTAGGAGACGACGGCGGCGGTGCGGGCGCCGAGGTGGGCCTTGAACCAGCGGTAGACCTCGGTCCCGCCGTACAGCACGCCGTTCCAGCCGGGCGCCTTGCCGGTGCGCGGGGCGGAGCTGCCGTAGATCCCGTAGAGATGGGGGTACGTGTCGTAGGCGGGGGTGAGCGGCTGCCCGCCGATGTCGGGGACGCCGGCCGCGGAGACCCGGGGGGCGCCCGCGTAGTCGAGGGCGGTGGTGGCGACCAGGGCGAAGACCTTGCGTTCGTCGACGAGCCGGTGCACGCAGGCGTTGTTGCCGACGCCGCTGCCGCCGTCGTCGCAGGTCAGCACCTCGATCCGGCGCCCGTCGAGGCCGCCGCGGGCGTTCAGGGCGGCGAAGTAGGCGAGGGCGCCGTCGCGCGGGCCGGTGAAGGCCTCGCCGCCGACCGGGCTGGTGGCGCTGGTGATGATGCCGATACGGAGCGGCTCACCGCCGGAGGGGTTGGCGGTGGGCCGCGTCTCGAAGGCGCCCTCCGGGAGTCGGCTGCCGCAGCCCGCGACGAGCGCGGTGACCGCGGCGAGCAGCCCGGCGAGGAGCAGCGCCAGGGGCCGCGCCAGGGCCGGCTCAGCAGCCCGGGACGGTCGCACCACTGACCTGGACGAGGCCGCAGAGCGTCTGCACGGAGACCTTCCAGGTGTCGTTCTGGAAGACGGAGGTGCCCTTGGCGTCGGGCAGCGCGGTGTTGCCGGCGACGAGCAGGTCGTAGGTCACGTTCGCGTTGGTGGGCGAGGTGAAGTCGATCTCCTTGACCTTCACGGAGGTCTGGGAGGCGTTCTTGTCGCCGGCGAAGGCGCCGAGGACCGGTGCCATGCTCTCGCCGTTCTCCAGGAGCTTGATCCGCTCGGCGGTCGGGGTCTTCGGGTCGAAGAAGGCGGTCCAGTTCTTGGTGATCTGTGCCTTGGCGGCGCCCGGGTCCATCGGCTGGTCCGTCATGGCGGGTGAGGTGGTCGGCGTGACCTGGTTCGAGGAACCGTTGTCGTCCGAGCAGCCCGCGACGACCGGCGTGAGGACGAGTACCGCCGCGGCACCGAAGGCCGCCGCGCGTCGCTTGAGGAGCATCTGGCTCACCACCCTGTCGATTCCAGGGTGGGCCGATCCCGGACATAGCGCAAGGAAGAGAATTAAAGAGAACATAAAGGGTGGGATGGCCCGATCGGGGCCCGCCAGGGAGGAGGCTTCCGTGCCGTCCATGCCGTCGGTGCCGTCGGTTCCTCGCCCGCTGTCGCGGCTCCTGTGGTGGGGCGGGCTCGTGGCGGCCGCCGGCGGGGCGGTGCTGTGTGTCGTCGGCTGGTACGGGATCTCCGGCGAGCGCTTCGCCGAACGCCAGCTGCCCTATCTGGCCTCCTGCACCGTGCCCGGGGCGGCGCTGATCGTCGCCGGCGCGGTGCTGCTCGTCGGGGCGGCGCTGCTCGCGCCGGCGTCGGGGCCGGGGCCGGGCGGGCCCGGGGAGCACGCCGCGGAAGGGACGGAGGAGGAGCCGCCGGCCGCGCCCTCGGCCGCGCCCTCGTCGGAGGAGCCGCCGCTGCGGGTCCCCGGCGGGACGCTCGCGCACCGCCCGGACTGCCCCCTGGTGGCGGGCCGCCCCGAGGCGGAACCCGTGGGGGACGCCGACCTCGACCCGTGCCCGGTGTGTGAGCCGTGGCCTCGCTGACGTACGACCTCACGCTCGCCGGCCTCGCCGTCGGCAGCGCGGCGGCGCTCACCGGCATCGGTCTGATCGTCACCTACCGGGCCACCGGCGTGCTGAACCTGGCGCACGGCGCGATCGCGATGGTCTGCGCGTACGTGCTGCGCCAGCTGGTGGTGGTCTGGCACTGGCCGCTGCCGCTCGGAGCGCTCGTGACGCTGCTCGTGGTGGCGCCGGGCCTCGGGCTCGTCCTGGACCGGCTGGTGTTCCGACCGCTCGCGGTGGCCGGTGCGGGCCCGGCGCAGACCCTGGTGGCCTCGATCGGCGTGTTCGTGCTGCTGGTCGGCGCGGCGGCGCTGGTGTGGGGCGACGGCGCCCGCGACGACGCGCCGGTGCTGCTCGGCGACGACCCGTGGGCGCAGCTCGCGGCGGCGGTGGCGCTGGCCTGCATGATGGGCGCGGTGACCCGGTGGACGCGGTTCGGGCGGGAGCTGCGGGCGGTGGTCGACAACCGGCCGCTCGCCGTCCTCTCCGGCATCCCCGCGGACCGGGTGGTGGCGGCGGGCTGGGCCTTCGGCTCCTTCACGGCCGGGCTGACGGGCGTGCTCCTCGCGCCGTACGTGCGCCTCGACCCGTACGGGATGCCGCTGCTGGTCGTCGAGGTCATCGCGGTCGCGGTGGTGGCCCGGATGCGGAGCCTGCCGGTGGCGGTGCTGACCGCGCTCGCGCTCGGCGTGGCGCAGGCCCAGCTCACCCGGCTGCACCCCGGGGGCGTGGCGGGCGAACTGCTCCAGGCCGCCGGGGCGAACCTGTTCGTGATCGCGCTGCTCGTCGCCGCCCTCGTGCTGCCGGGCGTCGGCGACACGGACGCGCTGCCGCCGCCCCGGGCCGCGCCCCGGGTGCCGGTGCCGGTGTGGCTGGTGACCGCGGTGCTGCTCCTGCTGCCGCTGGGCTTCGCGGGCGAGGACCTGACGACCGCCGTGCAGGTCCCGGCGCTCGCGGTGATCCTGCTCTCGCTGGTCGTGGTGGCCGGCCGGGGCGGCCAGATCGCCCTGGGCCAGGCCGCGTACGCGGGCCTCGGCGCGCTCTTCACCGCCCTGCTCGCGGCGGCCGGACTGCCGGAGCTGGTCGCCCTCGGCGTGGCCGTCCTGTGCGTGGCGCCGCTCGGCCTGCTGACCGGGTGGCCCGCGATCCGCCGCCACGGGCCAGCCCGTGGCTTCCGGATCAGGCCGGATCAGCGACCGGCTCCCCCAGAGCTTCGCCTGGGTGGTACCCCCAGTGCCGTGGATCGCAAGGCGGAGGAAGGAGACGACGCGGTGGGGGTACCTCCCCGGCCGCAAGGCCGAGGGGGCCGTCGGCGACCGACGACAACGCGGCGAGGCGCGGTGCCGGGCGTCGGGAGCCCGGCAAGATCCGGAAGCCACGGGCTCGCGCTCGCCCTGGCGACGCTGGCCGTCGGGGTGGCGGTGAGCCGCTTCGTCTTCGCCCAGCCGTACGCCACGGCCGGCGTCACCGTCTCCCGCCCGGCCGGCTTCTCCCACGACCGCGCCTACTACGTCCTGGAGCTGCTGCTCCTCGCCGGCTGCCTGCTCCTGGTCGCCGCCCTACGCCGCGGCCGCACCGGCCGCGCCCTGGCCGCCCTGCGCGACCACGAACCGGGCGCGGAGGCCGCCGGCGTCCCCGTCGCCGCCCTCAAACTCCTCGCCTTCACCCTCGGCTCCGCCCTCGCCGCCCTCGGCGGCGCCCTCCTCGCGATGTCCGTCCGCGCCTTCGACCCCGACGCCTTCGACCCGGTCCGCGGCCTCCTCTGGTTCGCCGCCGTCCTCACCCTCGGCGCCGACACCCTCCTCACCCCCCTCCTCGCCGCCACCCTCCTCGTCACCCTGGACGCCGGCACCCACGCGGGCGTCGCAGTAGCCCTGATCGGCCTGCTCGCGGCCCTGACGGGGCGGGTGCCGCCGCTGCTGCCATGGCTGCTGCGGGGCGCGGGCGCCCTGGCCCCGCACAGGGCGGCCCCCGGCGGGGCGGCCGACCACGCACCCGCGGGCAACGCGCCACTGCCGGGCGCGACGGCCCGTAGCGGGGCGGTCGGTACGGGCCACCGGGCGGCGGACGGCGCCGGCGCCGCAGCGCCCCCCGGCCGCCGCTCCCGAGGCGCGGCGCGGCTGGTCGCCGAAGGGGTGCGGCTCGTGCATGCCGGGGGGACGGTCGCGTTGGACGGGGTGGACATCGCGGTGCCGGTGGGGGCGGTGAGCGCCGTCGTGGGGGTGAACGG from Streptomyces fradiae includes:
- a CDS encoding ATP-binding cassette domain-containing protein — protein: MASLTYDLTLAGLAVGSAAALTGIGLIVTYRATGVLNLAHGAIAMVCAYVLRQLVVVWHWPLPLGALVTLLVVAPGLGLVLDRLVFRPLAVAGAGPAQTLVASIGVFVLLVGAAALVWGDGARDDAPVLLGDDPWAQLAAAVALACMMGAVTRWTRFGRELRAVVDNRPLAVLSGIPADRVVAAGWAFGSFTAGLTGVLLAPYVRLDPYGMPLLVVEVIAVAVVARMRSLPVAVLTALALGVAQAQLTRLHPGGVAGELLQAAGANLFVIALLVAALVLPGVGDTDALPPPRAAPRVPVPVWLVTAVLLLLPLGFAGEDLTTAVQVPALAVILLSLVVVAGRGGQIALGQAAYAGLGALFTALLAAAGLPELVALGVAVLCVAPLGLLTGWPAIRRHGPARGFRIRPDQRPAPPELRLGGTPSAVDRKAEEGDDAVGVPPRPQGRGGRRRPTTTRRGAVPGVGSPARSGSHGLALALATLAVGVAVSRFVFAQPYATAGVTVSRPAGFSHDRAYYVLELLLLAGCLLLVAALRRGRTGRALAALRDHEPGAEAAGVPVAALKLLAFTLGSALAALGGALLAMSVRAFDPDAFDPVRGLLWFAAVLTLGADTLLTPLLAATLLVTLDAGTHAGVAVALIGLLAALTGRVPPLLPWLLRGAGALAPHRAAPGGAADHAPAGNAPLPGATARSGAVGTGHRAADGAGAAAPPGRRSRGAARLVAEGVRLVHAGGTVALDGVDIAVPVGAVSAVVGVNGAGKSTLFDCLAGAMRPTAGRVVLDGVDVTGKAAHARQRLGVGRTFQQLAVFPSLSVEENVRVGGPGAEQALRLFGLDGAVRHRAAAGLPTGTLRRVELARALAGRPHTLLLDEPAAGLDAAEAAALARILAALAADGLAVLVVEHDPDLVAGIARTVHTMEGGRFV
- the ctaD gene encoding cytochrome c oxidase subunit I, whose product is MGTEIETAAVEEPPRHRHGRVLIDWVTTTDHKKIGHLYLVTSFLFFLFAGVLAMLMRAELARPGLQLVSNLEYNQAFTLHGTIMLLLFATPTFAGFANELVPLQIGSPDVAFPRLNMFSYWLFLFGGLMVAGSFLTPDGPPAFGWTAYAPLNSLLRAPGVGVDLWIVGLALSGFGTILTSVNFLATIIGMRAPGMTMFRMPIFTWNVLFTTILVLMAFPVLAAALLVLESDRRLGSLVFQPQNGGALLWQHLFWFFGHPEVYIIALPFFGIISEIIPVFARKPIFGYVTLVAATMAITGLSVVVWAHHMFVTGAVLLPFFSMLSFLIAVPTGVKFFNWTGTMLNGSLSFETPMLWSVGFLVSFLFGGLTGVILASPPMDFQVTDSYFVVAHFHYTVFGTVAFATFAGFYFWWPKFTGRMLDERLGKIHFWTLFVGFHTTFLVQHWLGAEGMPRRYADYLSADGFTALNTVSTIGAFLLGISTLPFLYNVWHTWRYGEKVETDDPWGYGRSLEWATSCPPPRHNFDSVPRIRSESPAFDLHHPEFAAHEQMRLAGRSPAGRGPAGPGPGTDGP
- a CDS encoding glycosyltransferase, whose translation is MRISFLLHNGYHIGGTIRATFTLAAELADRHEVEIVSVFRHRDEPILGVPAGVTLRHLVDLRKKSPGYDGEHPDFHRPARVFPRGDGRWKQYSALTDARIGAHLASVKADVVIATRPGLNVQLARQAPRGPVLVGQEHLTLDGHAYRLRRDIRHEYALLDAVTTVTEADARAYRALALPGVRIDAVPNSVPAPTVPPADPAAKVVVAAGRLTPVKRYDLLIDAFADVAAARPDWKLRIYGTGDAADNLKKTLARQIDRLGLGEHVFLMGTAHPMEPEWAKGSLAAVTSRRESFGMTIVEAMRCGLPVVSTDCPHGPGEIIEDGVDGRLVPVDDTAAVAAALLALINDDDARARAAKAALAASERFDPARTAVTHETIWSTLATSSATTRPRTHGPLRSAVHRGVGTAIDTVYAAKARAGRIVRRFR
- a CDS encoding ABC transporter substrate-binding protein, with protein sequence MRPSRAAEPALARPLALLLAGLLAAVTALVAGCGSRLPEGAFETRPTANPSGGEPLRIGIITSATSPVGGEAFTGPRDGALAYFAALNARGGLDGRRIEVLTCDDGGSGVGNNACVHRLVDERKVFALVATTALDYAGAPRVSAAGVPDIGGQPLTPAYDTYPHLYGIYGSSAPRTGKAPGWNGVLYGGTEVYRWFKAHLGARTAAVVSYNQAASAAYARLIADGLRAEGYRVVDEQVDFVLPNFRAVAADLRAQKVDVVFDAMDTHGNARLCEAMQASGVRAAAKVTNVQNWASTVPHDYAGSPGCRSVLYATGSSRNYDDQNSPAVREFRDAMRRQGQRTLSQWQLEGWAAAMWFSDAAKSCLGEAGGPTRACVERYLNRAEPYTARGLLLPVRFEHLAEPPKFRDTCLSVARWRDGRGWVEQGDMNTNCATVPQLGYRP
- a CDS encoding I78 family peptidase inhibitor, giving the protein MTPEHTPDHADETYLGLTEEEAERLARIRGHRVVRALPPGSIITMEYLEGRINFEVEGGVVTRVWHG
- a CDS encoding phosphatase PAP2 family protein gives rise to the protein MRTDIFARLDREPEPPKIEVPRMTRTRLALFGGTLAFYLAIVVAVLLSTWLVTLDWKIMLFRPYQQWQGLHAFLDYYVVLGQRGPTAVMVAAWLGWRSWRQHTLRPLLCLGAALLLLNVTVGAVKLGLGRLGPHYATQVGSAELFAGGDIFPSGHTANAVVTWGILAYLATTPRARRYLSALSAVVALGVGLTTVYLGTHWLSDVLLGWAAGLLILLALPWCEPVLAVAEAWILALRDRLREQLRSRRRLVPSLPVASGGPLPGLFPQRPAGAEEPVREAVGAGSGRAAATRGGAPRAGQPLAAPRAHPAHLPAHHAVRAERGPVGPAGSRRPPHSRPATGG